TCATTAGTCATTAGTCATTAGTCATTAGTCATTAGTCATTAGTCATTAGTCATTAGTCATTAGTCATTAGTCATTAGATTTTTGGCCTACGCTTGGGCGGGGTATGTACCGGAAAACCAATGACTTTTGATTAATGACTGATGACCAATTAATCAACTAGGATTGATTAATTCCAATATAGGATTAGCTATCCAGTTTACGCCGACTCTTAACTGATGTTCTGTATTTGGCATCCGATACAGATAGGCGAGGCGACGGGCAAGATAAGCTAACTGACCGTCCAATTGCACTCCCATGCCGCTGATAGTGGCGCTGTCAGTTCCCAGAGTGAGCATTTCTCCTAAATTCTGATATTGGAAGGAAAGCAACGGACGATCGCACAGGGAAGCCCAAACATTCCAAGCTGCAAAGTGGGATTGCTGGTAAGCTGCTTGTGCTGAGTCGGGTACTTGCTGACCTTCCCCATCGCGACAATCTGCTAAATCTCCCAGTACAAAGATTTCTGGATGGTCAATTGCTTGCAGGGTAGGTGTGGTGGTTAGCTGTGAACGCTGATTTTGTTTGAGGGGGAGATTACGCACGATCGCAGATCCTTGCATTCCCACCGTCCACAGTATCAGCTCGGCTGGGATGGTGTCTAGCTGTGCTTTATACAGTAGGGAGATGGTTTCTGGCCCGATCGAGTCAACGGTGGTTTCCAAATCTATCCAGATACCCCGCGCCTCTAAAGCTTTGCGTGCTGTTTCTCGGTTAAATTCGGGCGATGTTCGCAGAATGCGATCGCTTTGTTCGATTAAGCGGAAGCGTCCGCGTTCTCCCAGTCTATCGGCTAGTTTGCAAGCTAACTCAACGCCGCAATAACCACCACCGACGATCGCTACTCGAATTTTATCTGCTTGTGATGCTTCTAAAACTCGCAGTCTTTCTTCCAGACGATAA
Above is a window of Argonema galeatum A003/A1 DNA encoding:
- a CDS encoding NAD(P)/FAD-dependent oxidoreductase, whose amino-acid sequence is MTQQPARICILGGGFGGLYTALRLSQLPWEKASKPEIVLVDKSDRFVFTPLLYELITGELQTWEIAPPFAEILSNTDVRFCQGVVAGIDVEQHRVYLQDGPEIPYDKLVLALGGESPLDIVPGASSYAFPFRSLTDAYRLEERLRVLEASQADKIRVAIVGGGYCGVELACKLADRLGERGRFRLIEQSDRILRTSPEFNRETARKALEARGIWIDLETTVDSIGPETISLLYKAQLDTIPAELILWTVGMQGSAIVRNLPLKQNQRSQLTTTPTLQAIDHPEIFVLGDLADCRDGEGQQVPDSAQAAYQQSHFAAWNVWASLCDRPLLSFQYQNLGEMLTLGTDSATISGMGVQLDGQLAYLARRLAYLYRMPNTEHQLRVGVNWIANPILELINPS